From a region of the Etheostoma cragini isolate CJK2018 chromosome 22, CSU_Ecrag_1.0, whole genome shotgun sequence genome:
- the spata13 gene encoding uncharacterized protein spata13 isoform X1 — MSRAEQQDRVLSTSEDSLPCLYHCKADPLIRSRPLSDIYPFHSHADRSAVPCLLSGCVVQPMTAGSDENRLNGINSSAWTNPVIGQPEGKPYSSRIMRLFSNSRKGPVPAHSPTTDSTTSTHSSDGNSVPQSWSGLSGLGVVDSFKKLRSSVLQGIQSKGAVSHDGENDPSDQEITNGTGVANIDPGLDDAANHLHFTERYSVSNGDFDGQKLAMISQCGSDIEDYDDDVENDEDGFTRNTRLSRSIRRAYGAGRISLLDTGNRRLAGRSPNEDTDSQKPYQTSRVNVQTKNMNDNTNVKVLSRLSKSAENLHIFKAPFRRKPQLPGPPLLQEEPKTSTSSKTPNIQRTASASSVDLQDHAVSRRKSPVMTKGPMLKLVGSMTDLTVRRRRSPSPSPTCRTPLSPLTRLHDDYSRRVPCLTTSERQRRPSPVRARVMSVEHNPLVHQQPESNASPQQHPLLISQVSVEPPVGTEQTSPAHYELPTVATTSSYKQTAQCDSCLWQKEHSQQEETEVNMEPNEVTSDQQGPEALFQTEELSPTTSNTRPISSICILESPTSRTSPTDTPTEITCVKPRRRSGRPRPRPISDYGQLLSRKHSIPEEVVEVHAEERTANTSLTKDYSGNEAMTCGNGDSPENYSINGDVQGMRQRPISVIGTVDLFSTDAEEKDDRLPCPLSRPPIPSHQVPPYRAVSARFRPSTLSQSTPIGLDRLGRRRLHRVLSDGVSECSATLDDSVSEEEEGSFDELTDVTTYLQPGVELSVLNEWISSGHTVYAEAAWDHVTMEEQELAFKAGDVIRVLEASHKDWWWGRGSDKESWFPSSFVRVRVNQEGSSAESVESVADQENPTSRETHSAQHKEQMRTNVVQEIMNTERIYIKHLKDICEGYIRQCRKHPDMFTELQLKTIFSNIEDIYRFQRQFIKDLEKKYNKDQPHLSEIGSCFLLQGEGFSIYSDYCNTHPAACAELQRLMKSGKYKHFFEACRLLQQMIDISIAGFLLTPVQKICKYPLQLGELLKYTPKDHSDYSGVSKAYEAMKNVASLINERKRRQESVDTIAHWQVAILHWEGPDVLERSSELIHSGELTRVVRQGKMQQRSFFLFDHQLVFCKKDILRRDLLHYRGQLDMDQTEVVDMPDGRDLDLGLTLRNALRLRNASTLEFICVLCCRKAQDKQRWLQAFAKERCRVKEDQEMGMEISEEQRRQAIVNARRAKQKKSKTIGYSGSVPPHHQNLHPLHQRHITIPTSVPQQQVFSLAEPPKRKPYHLLYSITRNAFFRK, encoded by the exons GCAGAACAACAGGACAGAGTCTTGTCCACAAGCGAAGACTCTCTCCCGTGCCTCTACCACTGTAAAGCTGACCCGCTGATCCGAAGTCGACCCCTTAGTGATATATACCCATTCCACAGTCATGCTGACAGAAGTGCAGTCCCATGTCTGCTGTCTGGTTGTGTCGTACAGCCAATGACCGCAGGTTCAGACGAAAACAGATTAAATGGCATCAACTCCTCTGCCTGGACCAACCCTGTTATAGGTCAACCTGAGGGAAAGCCTTACTCCTCAAGAATTATGAGGCTTTTTTCGAACTCGAGGAAGGGCCCTGTCCCTGCTCACAGTCCAACCACTGACAGTACCACCTCAACCCACAGCAGTGACGGCAACAGTGTCCCCCAGTCCTGGTCAGGACTTTCAGGACTGGGTGTTGTGGACTCCTTCAAAAAGCTCCGCTCCTCTGTGCTCCAGGGTATACAGAGTAAAGGGGCGGTCTCCCATGATGGAGAAAATGACCCATCAGATCAGGAAATAACAAATGGCACTGGTGTAGCCAACATTGACCCTGGTCTAGATGATGCAgcaaatcatttacattttacagaacGATATAGTGTGTCTAATGGAGATTTTGATGGCCAAAAGTTGGCTATGATAAGCCAATGTGGATCAGATATTGAGGACTACGATGATGATGTGGAAAATGATGAAGATGGGTTCACGCGGAACACACGATTGTCAAGGAGTATCAGGAGAGCGTATGGAGCAGGACGCATCTCTTTACTCGACACAGGGAACAGGAGACTAGCAGGAAGGAGCCCAAATGAAGATACGGACAGTCAGAAACCATATCAGACATCCAGGGTCAATGTCCAAACAAAGAACATGAATGACAACACAAATGTGAAGGTGTTGAGCAGACTGAGCAAAAGTGCAGAAAATCTTCATATATTTAAGGCCCCTTTTAGACGCAAACCCCAATTGCCAGGACCTCCTTTGCTTCAGGAGGAACCCAAGACTAGCACGTCAAGCAAGACACCAAACATCCAGAGGACAGCCAGCGCCTCCTCAGTGGACCTCCAGGACCACGCTGTTAGCCGCAGAAAGAGCCCTGTGATGACCAAAGGGCCGATGCTAAAGCTAGTAGGCAGCATGACTGACCTGACTGTCCGACGCAGGCGAAGTCCTTCCCCCAGCCCCACCTGTCGGACACCCTTGTCACCCCTGACTCGTCTCCACGACGACTACTCCCGCCGTGTGCCTTGCCTAACAACCAGTGAGCGACAACGCCGCCCTTCGCCTGTCAGAGCCCGGGTCATGTCTGTCGAGCACAACCCTCTGGTTCATCAACAGCCTGAATCCAATGCCAGCCCACAGCAGCATCCGCTCCTTATCAGCCAGGTTTCTGTGGAGCCCCCAGTAGGAACCGAGCAGACGTCACCTGCTCATTATGAATTACCGACTGTGGCAACAACAAGTAGCTATAAACAGACAGCACAATGTGATTCATGTCTCTGGCAGAAAGAGCATTCCCAACAAGAAGAGACTGAGGTCAACATGGAACCAAACGAG GTGACATCAGACCAACAAGGTCCAGAAGCACTCTTCCAAACAGAGGAACTCTCTCCAACAACCAGCAATACCCGTCCTATCTCTTCAATATGTATTTTGGAGTCACCCACATCGCGCACATCACCCACAGATACACCCACGGAAATAACCTGCGTCAAGCCCAGACGAAGGAGTGGGCGCCCAAGACCTCGGCCCATCTCTGACTACGGACAGCTCCTTTCAAGGAAGCACTCCATTCCGGAGGAAGTGGTAGAAGTGCATGCTGAAGAAAGGACAGCAAATACATCATTGACTAAAGACTACAGTGGAAATGAAGCAATGACGTGTGGGAATGGAGATAGCCCTGAGAACTACAGCATAAACGGAGACGTTCAAGGCATGAGGCAGCGTCCGATATCAGTGATTGGAACTGTGGATCTGTTCTCTACTGATGCTGAGGAGAAGGACGACCGCCTTCCTTGT CCCCTGTCGCGGCCGCCCATCCCCTCCCACCAGGTTCCCCCCTACAGAGCAGTGTCTGCCAGGTTTCGCCCCTCCACCCTCTCCCAGAGCACTCCCATCGGACTTGACCGTCTTGGGCGGCGTAGGCTCCACAGAGTGCTCAGTG ATGGTGTGTCGGAGTGCTCGGCGACACTTGATGACAGCgtgagtgaggaggaggagggcagtTTTGATGAGCTCACTGATGTCACCACCTACCTCCAGCCGGGGGTGGAGCTCTCTGTGCTCAACGAG TGGATAAGCTCCGGCCACACAGTGTATGCTGAGGCTGCCTGGGACCATGTGACCATGGAGGAGCAGGAGCTAGCCTTCAAGGCAGGAGATGTTATCCGTGTCCTGGAAGCTTCGCATAAGGACTGGTGGTGGGGTAGGGGGTCTGACAAGGAGTCCTGGTTCCCTTCCAGCTTTGTGAGA GTGCGAGTGAACCAGGAGGGCTCGAGTGCAGAAAGTGTGGAGAGTGTAGCGGACCAGGAAAATCCAACTTCCAGGGAGACACACAGCGCTCAGCACAAGGAGCAGATGAGAACCAATGTGGTTCAGGAAATCATGAATACTGAACGCATCTACATCAAGCACCTAAAAGACATCTGTGAG GGTTACATCCGTCAGTGCCGTAAACACCCGGACATGTTCACTGAGCTGCAGTTGAAGACCATCTTCAGCAACATAGAGGACATCTACAGGTTTCAGAGGCAGTTTATCAAAGACCTGGAGAAGAAGTACAACAAAGACCAACCACATCTCAGTGAAATTGGctcttgttttctcttgcaG GGAGAGGGCTTCTCTATCTACTCAGACTACTGTAACACTCATCCAGCAGCATGTGCTGAGCTGCAACGTCTCATGAAGTCGGGCAAATATAAGCATTTCTTTGAGGCCTGCCGGCTCCTCCAGCAGATGATCGACATTTCAATTGCGGGATTCTTGCTCACGCCTGTCCAGAAGATCTGTAAATACCCCCTACAGCTGGGTGAACTGCTTAAGTACACCCCCAAAGACCACAG TGACTACAGCGGAGTGAGCAAAGCGTACGAGGCTATGAAGAACGTGGCCAGTCTGATAAATGAGAGGAAGAGACGACAGGAGAGTGTTGACACCATCGCTCACTGGCAGGTGGCAATTCTACACTGGGAG GGGCCTGATGTGCTGGAGCGCAGCTCAGAGCTGATCCATTCTGGTGAGCTGACGCGAGTTGTCCGACAAGGCAAAATGCAACAGCGCAGCTTCTTCCTGTTTGACCACCAGTTGGTCTTCTGTAAAAAAGACATCCTGCGCAGAGACCTGCTCCACTACCGGGGACAGCTGGATATGGACCAGACCGAGGTGGTGGACATGCCCGACGGGCGGGACCTAGACCTAGGCCTGACCCTGAGGAATGCGCTGCGCCTACGTAACGCCTCCACTCTGGAGTTTATATGTGTGCTGTGCTGCAGGAAGGCCCAGGACAAGCAGAGGTGGTTACAGGCCTTCGCCAAGGAAAGATGCAGAGTCAAGGAAGACCAAGAGATGG GAATGGAGATCAGTGAAGAGCAAAGAAGACAGGCCATTGTCAATGCCAGAAGAGCTAAACAGAAGAAGAGCAAAA CCATTGGTTACTCTGGTTCCGTCCCCCCACACCACCAAAACCTTCACCCACTTCATCAGCGTCACATCACCATTCCAACCAGCGTACCTCAGCAGCAGGTCTTTTCACTGGCCGAACCCCCAAAACGAAAGCCTTATCACCTGTTGTACAGCATCACCCGCAACGCCTTCTTCAGAAAATGA
- the spata13 gene encoding spermatogenesis-associated protein 13 isoform X2, translated as MVLVHCVPLQCICRGPDPDRESQEVTSDQQGPEALFQTEELSPTTSNTRPISSICILESPTSRTSPTDTPTEITCVKPRRRSGRPRPRPISDYGQLLSRKHSIPEEVVEVHAEERTANTSLTKDYSGNEAMTCGNGDSPENYSINGDVQGMRQRPISVIGTVDLFSTDAEEKDDRLPCPLSRPPIPSHQVPPYRAVSARFRPSTLSQSTPIGLDRLGRRRLHRVLSDGVSECSATLDDSVSEEEEGSFDELTDVTTYLQPGVELSVLNEWISSGHTVYAEAAWDHVTMEEQELAFKAGDVIRVLEASHKDWWWGRGSDKESWFPSSFVRVRVNQEGSSAESVESVADQENPTSRETHSAQHKEQMRTNVVQEIMNTERIYIKHLKDICEGYIRQCRKHPDMFTELQLKTIFSNIEDIYRFQRQFIKDLEKKYNKDQPHLSEIGSCFLLQGEGFSIYSDYCNTHPAACAELQRLMKSGKYKHFFEACRLLQQMIDISIAGFLLTPVQKICKYPLQLGELLKYTPKDHSDYSGVSKAYEAMKNVASLINERKRRQESVDTIAHWQVAILHWEGPDVLERSSELIHSGELTRVVRQGKMQQRSFFLFDHQLVFCKKDILRRDLLHYRGQLDMDQTEVVDMPDGRDLDLGLTLRNALRLRNASTLEFICVLCCRKAQDKQRWLQAFAKERCRVKEDQEMGMEISEEQRRQAIVNARRAKQKKSKTIGYSGSVPPHHQNLHPLHQRHITIPTSVPQQQVFSLAEPPKRKPYHLLYSITRNAFFRK; from the exons ATGGTGCTAGTCCATTGTGTGCCTCTCCAGTGCATATGCCGGGGACCGGACCCAGATCGAGAAAGCCAAGAG GTGACATCAGACCAACAAGGTCCAGAAGCACTCTTCCAAACAGAGGAACTCTCTCCAACAACCAGCAATACCCGTCCTATCTCTTCAATATGTATTTTGGAGTCACCCACATCGCGCACATCACCCACAGATACACCCACGGAAATAACCTGCGTCAAGCCCAGACGAAGGAGTGGGCGCCCAAGACCTCGGCCCATCTCTGACTACGGACAGCTCCTTTCAAGGAAGCACTCCATTCCGGAGGAAGTGGTAGAAGTGCATGCTGAAGAAAGGACAGCAAATACATCATTGACTAAAGACTACAGTGGAAATGAAGCAATGACGTGTGGGAATGGAGATAGCCCTGAGAACTACAGCATAAACGGAGACGTTCAAGGCATGAGGCAGCGTCCGATATCAGTGATTGGAACTGTGGATCTGTTCTCTACTGATGCTGAGGAGAAGGACGACCGCCTTCCTTGT CCCCTGTCGCGGCCGCCCATCCCCTCCCACCAGGTTCCCCCCTACAGAGCAGTGTCTGCCAGGTTTCGCCCCTCCACCCTCTCCCAGAGCACTCCCATCGGACTTGACCGTCTTGGGCGGCGTAGGCTCCACAGAGTGCTCAGTG ATGGTGTGTCGGAGTGCTCGGCGACACTTGATGACAGCgtgagtgaggaggaggagggcagtTTTGATGAGCTCACTGATGTCACCACCTACCTCCAGCCGGGGGTGGAGCTCTCTGTGCTCAACGAG TGGATAAGCTCCGGCCACACAGTGTATGCTGAGGCTGCCTGGGACCATGTGACCATGGAGGAGCAGGAGCTAGCCTTCAAGGCAGGAGATGTTATCCGTGTCCTGGAAGCTTCGCATAAGGACTGGTGGTGGGGTAGGGGGTCTGACAAGGAGTCCTGGTTCCCTTCCAGCTTTGTGAGA GTGCGAGTGAACCAGGAGGGCTCGAGTGCAGAAAGTGTGGAGAGTGTAGCGGACCAGGAAAATCCAACTTCCAGGGAGACACACAGCGCTCAGCACAAGGAGCAGATGAGAACCAATGTGGTTCAGGAAATCATGAATACTGAACGCATCTACATCAAGCACCTAAAAGACATCTGTGAG GGTTACATCCGTCAGTGCCGTAAACACCCGGACATGTTCACTGAGCTGCAGTTGAAGACCATCTTCAGCAACATAGAGGACATCTACAGGTTTCAGAGGCAGTTTATCAAAGACCTGGAGAAGAAGTACAACAAAGACCAACCACATCTCAGTGAAATTGGctcttgttttctcttgcaG GGAGAGGGCTTCTCTATCTACTCAGACTACTGTAACACTCATCCAGCAGCATGTGCTGAGCTGCAACGTCTCATGAAGTCGGGCAAATATAAGCATTTCTTTGAGGCCTGCCGGCTCCTCCAGCAGATGATCGACATTTCAATTGCGGGATTCTTGCTCACGCCTGTCCAGAAGATCTGTAAATACCCCCTACAGCTGGGTGAACTGCTTAAGTACACCCCCAAAGACCACAG TGACTACAGCGGAGTGAGCAAAGCGTACGAGGCTATGAAGAACGTGGCCAGTCTGATAAATGAGAGGAAGAGACGACAGGAGAGTGTTGACACCATCGCTCACTGGCAGGTGGCAATTCTACACTGGGAG GGGCCTGATGTGCTGGAGCGCAGCTCAGAGCTGATCCATTCTGGTGAGCTGACGCGAGTTGTCCGACAAGGCAAAATGCAACAGCGCAGCTTCTTCCTGTTTGACCACCAGTTGGTCTTCTGTAAAAAAGACATCCTGCGCAGAGACCTGCTCCACTACCGGGGACAGCTGGATATGGACCAGACCGAGGTGGTGGACATGCCCGACGGGCGGGACCTAGACCTAGGCCTGACCCTGAGGAATGCGCTGCGCCTACGTAACGCCTCCACTCTGGAGTTTATATGTGTGCTGTGCTGCAGGAAGGCCCAGGACAAGCAGAGGTGGTTACAGGCCTTCGCCAAGGAAAGATGCAGAGTCAAGGAAGACCAAGAGATGG GAATGGAGATCAGTGAAGAGCAAAGAAGACAGGCCATTGTCAATGCCAGAAGAGCTAAACAGAAGAAGAGCAAAA CCATTGGTTACTCTGGTTCCGTCCCCCCACACCACCAAAACCTTCACCCACTTCATCAGCGTCACATCACCATTCCAACCAGCGTACCTCAGCAGCAGGTCTTTTCACTGGCCGAACCCCCAAAACGAAAGCCTTATCACCTGTTGTACAGCATCACCCGCAACGCCTTCTTCAGAAAATGA
- the spata13 gene encoding spermatogenesis-associated protein 13 isoform X3 — protein MTCGNGDSPENYSINGDVQGMRQRPISVIGTVDLFSTDAEEKDDRLPCPLSRPPIPSHQVPPYRAVSARFRPSTLSQSTPIGLDRLGRRRLHRVLSDGVSECSATLDDSVSEEEEGSFDELTDVTTYLQPGVELSVLNEWISSGHTVYAEAAWDHVTMEEQELAFKAGDVIRVLEASHKDWWWGRGSDKESWFPSSFVRVRVNQEGSSAESVESVADQENPTSRETHSAQHKEQMRTNVVQEIMNTERIYIKHLKDICEGYIRQCRKHPDMFTELQLKTIFSNIEDIYRFQRQFIKDLEKKYNKDQPHLSEIGSCFLLQGEGFSIYSDYCNTHPAACAELQRLMKSGKYKHFFEACRLLQQMIDISIAGFLLTPVQKICKYPLQLGELLKYTPKDHSDYSGVSKAYEAMKNVASLINERKRRQESVDTIAHWQVAILHWEGPDVLERSSELIHSGELTRVVRQGKMQQRSFFLFDHQLVFCKKDILRRDLLHYRGQLDMDQTEVVDMPDGRDLDLGLTLRNALRLRNASTLEFICVLCCRKAQDKQRWLQAFAKERCRVKEDQEMGMEISEEQRRQAIVNARRAKQKKSKTIGYSGSVPPHHQNLHPLHQRHITIPTSVPQQQVFSLAEPPKRKPYHLLYSITRNAFFRK, from the exons ATGACGTGTGGGAATGGAGATAGCCCTGAGAACTACAGCATAAACGGAGACGTTCAAGGCATGAGGCAGCGTCCGATATCAGTGATTGGAACTGTGGATCTGTTCTCTACTGATGCTGAGGAGAAGGACGACCGCCTTCCTTGT CCCCTGTCGCGGCCGCCCATCCCCTCCCACCAGGTTCCCCCCTACAGAGCAGTGTCTGCCAGGTTTCGCCCCTCCACCCTCTCCCAGAGCACTCCCATCGGACTTGACCGTCTTGGGCGGCGTAGGCTCCACAGAGTGCTCAGTG ATGGTGTGTCGGAGTGCTCGGCGACACTTGATGACAGCgtgagtgaggaggaggagggcagtTTTGATGAGCTCACTGATGTCACCACCTACCTCCAGCCGGGGGTGGAGCTCTCTGTGCTCAACGAG TGGATAAGCTCCGGCCACACAGTGTATGCTGAGGCTGCCTGGGACCATGTGACCATGGAGGAGCAGGAGCTAGCCTTCAAGGCAGGAGATGTTATCCGTGTCCTGGAAGCTTCGCATAAGGACTGGTGGTGGGGTAGGGGGTCTGACAAGGAGTCCTGGTTCCCTTCCAGCTTTGTGAGA GTGCGAGTGAACCAGGAGGGCTCGAGTGCAGAAAGTGTGGAGAGTGTAGCGGACCAGGAAAATCCAACTTCCAGGGAGACACACAGCGCTCAGCACAAGGAGCAGATGAGAACCAATGTGGTTCAGGAAATCATGAATACTGAACGCATCTACATCAAGCACCTAAAAGACATCTGTGAG GGTTACATCCGTCAGTGCCGTAAACACCCGGACATGTTCACTGAGCTGCAGTTGAAGACCATCTTCAGCAACATAGAGGACATCTACAGGTTTCAGAGGCAGTTTATCAAAGACCTGGAGAAGAAGTACAACAAAGACCAACCACATCTCAGTGAAATTGGctcttgttttctcttgcaG GGAGAGGGCTTCTCTATCTACTCAGACTACTGTAACACTCATCCAGCAGCATGTGCTGAGCTGCAACGTCTCATGAAGTCGGGCAAATATAAGCATTTCTTTGAGGCCTGCCGGCTCCTCCAGCAGATGATCGACATTTCAATTGCGGGATTCTTGCTCACGCCTGTCCAGAAGATCTGTAAATACCCCCTACAGCTGGGTGAACTGCTTAAGTACACCCCCAAAGACCACAG TGACTACAGCGGAGTGAGCAAAGCGTACGAGGCTATGAAGAACGTGGCCAGTCTGATAAATGAGAGGAAGAGACGACAGGAGAGTGTTGACACCATCGCTCACTGGCAGGTGGCAATTCTACACTGGGAG GGGCCTGATGTGCTGGAGCGCAGCTCAGAGCTGATCCATTCTGGTGAGCTGACGCGAGTTGTCCGACAAGGCAAAATGCAACAGCGCAGCTTCTTCCTGTTTGACCACCAGTTGGTCTTCTGTAAAAAAGACATCCTGCGCAGAGACCTGCTCCACTACCGGGGACAGCTGGATATGGACCAGACCGAGGTGGTGGACATGCCCGACGGGCGGGACCTAGACCTAGGCCTGACCCTGAGGAATGCGCTGCGCCTACGTAACGCCTCCACTCTGGAGTTTATATGTGTGCTGTGCTGCAGGAAGGCCCAGGACAAGCAGAGGTGGTTACAGGCCTTCGCCAAGGAAAGATGCAGAGTCAAGGAAGACCAAGAGATGG GAATGGAGATCAGTGAAGAGCAAAGAAGACAGGCCATTGTCAATGCCAGAAGAGCTAAACAGAAGAAGAGCAAAA CCATTGGTTACTCTGGTTCCGTCCCCCCACACCACCAAAACCTTCACCCACTTCATCAGCGTCACATCACCATTCCAACCAGCGTACCTCAGCAGCAGGTCTTTTCACTGGCCGAACCCCCAAAACGAAAGCCTTATCACCTGTTGTACAGCATCACCCGCAACGCCTTCTTCAGAAAATGA